The Novipirellula artificiosorum genome contains a region encoding:
- a CDS encoding circularly permuted type 2 ATP-grasp protein — protein MTTSVRTSCSFGDYAATPARFDECKSSDGQVRPHWRPIADYLESLGPEGICERASTIEQLVYENGTTFNVDSDEGRLVRPWRLSAIPLVIDSQSWAKLETGLAQRTLLLEAVLDDLLGDQRLIKEKIIPAEVLWANPFFQRAYHKLPSTSGKRLHITATDLARATDGSWWVTSDRTRAPSGLGYLLENRIVTSRVFPQLVRQCNTRRLAAFFDSLRRHLRSLAPRMRENPRVALLTPGHDSYRDFEDAYLARYLGVTLVESTDLAVRGGQLNLKTLGGLLPIEVLWRHVSDRKCDPLELEPDSNEGVTGLLRAIRESHVAVVNSLGSVMAQTPALLPFLPAASRFLFSQPLQLPNVATYWCGGKKEFDFVLQHLETLVIRPAFAVSGAPPVSPSLLSQAAKDELVAAIKARPQEYVAQQKLEHSTTPVWSNEQLKPWHVALRCFQLQTNEAVEVLPGALARLSPLERELELSTVSGHLTMDCWVSSSQPIDSETTLLPSPSATIALKRSGDELPSRVAEHLFWLGRYAERAEAITRLLRATIVRISGESEIRDLPELPRLLAALAAVGQIEPDYAVAGLDGNLPSIEDMLPDSVNDLKQPRGLQSTIRSIVTNARSVRDRLSIDAYRIIQRIGTDTSESSIHPDENMGRVIERLNRLITDLLAFSGVANESMTRTHGWRFLQLGRRIERADQTAELLDATLVQPVHSETTLCEGVLEALDSLMTYRSRYLNLVRPAPTIDLLVTDETNPRSLRFQLQEIVDLITQLPTDSKIIGLGSDEKLASELLHQLRVADPTPLSEIDRTEKRSNLQLLLRRLIEGLPSLSDAIAARYLIHTGTTQALTGVIPTELS, from the coding sequence TTGACAACATCGGTCCGTACATCCTGTTCGTTTGGCGATTATGCTGCGACGCCGGCTCGGTTCGATGAATGCAAGTCGTCCGATGGACAAGTCCGTCCGCATTGGCGCCCGATCGCAGATTATCTCGAATCCCTTGGCCCGGAAGGCATCTGCGAACGAGCCTCGACCATTGAACAGTTAGTGTACGAGAACGGCACGACGTTCAATGTCGACTCCGATGAGGGGCGGTTGGTTCGTCCGTGGCGGTTGTCGGCCATTCCGCTCGTCATTGATTCGCAGTCGTGGGCGAAACTTGAAACGGGGTTGGCCCAGCGTACGCTGCTGCTCGAAGCGGTCCTTGATGATCTGCTGGGTGACCAGCGTTTGATCAAAGAGAAGATCATTCCAGCGGAAGTGCTGTGGGCGAATCCGTTTTTCCAGCGTGCCTATCACAAGCTACCCAGCACGTCGGGCAAGCGACTTCACATTACGGCGACCGACTTGGCTCGTGCGACGGATGGTTCGTGGTGGGTGACAAGCGATCGCACTCGCGCACCGAGTGGGTTGGGGTACTTGTTAGAGAACCGGATTGTCACCTCTCGCGTGTTTCCTCAATTGGTCCGCCAATGCAATACACGGCGATTGGCGGCTTTTTTTGACTCTCTGCGGCGGCATTTGCGCTCCCTCGCGCCGCGAATGCGTGAAAACCCTCGTGTTGCACTGCTGACCCCCGGACACGACAGCTATCGTGATTTCGAGGATGCGTATTTGGCTCGGTACTTGGGTGTCACGTTGGTCGAGAGCACCGATCTTGCCGTGCGAGGTGGACAACTGAACCTGAAGACTCTCGGGGGACTGCTTCCCATCGAAGTGTTGTGGCGTCACGTTTCGGATCGAAAATGTGACCCGCTAGAACTCGAGCCGGACTCGAACGAAGGTGTCACGGGGCTGCTCCGAGCAATTCGCGAATCCCATGTTGCGGTGGTCAATTCCCTTGGCAGCGTGATGGCACAGACGCCAGCCTTGTTGCCGTTCCTGCCAGCCGCCAGTCGTTTCTTGTTCAGTCAACCGCTGCAATTGCCAAATGTGGCGACCTATTGGTGTGGTGGCAAAAAAGAGTTTGATTTTGTTCTCCAGCATCTGGAGACACTGGTCATTCGCCCCGCGTTTGCCGTGTCCGGGGCGCCCCCCGTTTCGCCATCGTTGCTTTCTCAAGCTGCGAAAGACGAATTGGTTGCCGCGATCAAGGCAAGACCACAGGAGTATGTCGCGCAGCAAAAATTGGAGCATAGCACCACACCCGTTTGGTCAAATGAACAACTGAAGCCATGGCACGTTGCGCTGCGTTGTTTTCAGTTGCAGACGAACGAGGCGGTCGAGGTCTTGCCAGGCGCACTCGCTCGGCTGAGTCCACTTGAGCGAGAACTTGAACTCTCAACGGTCAGCGGTCACTTGACGATGGATTGTTGGGTTTCCAGCAGCCAGCCGATTGATTCGGAAACGACGTTGCTGCCATCTCCGAGTGCCACGATCGCTCTCAAGCGAAGTGGCGATGAATTGCCAAGTCGGGTGGCCGAGCATCTGTTTTGGCTCGGCCGTTATGCAGAACGAGCCGAAGCGATCACACGCTTGTTGCGAGCGACAATCGTGCGGATTTCGGGCGAAAGCGAGATTCGTGATCTGCCCGAACTTCCACGCTTGCTTGCAGCGCTCGCAGCCGTTGGGCAAATCGAACCGGATTATGCCGTTGCGGGCCTTGATGGCAATTTGCCGAGCATTGAAGACATGTTGCCCGATTCCGTAAACGATCTCAAACAACCGCGAGGCTTGCAGTCGACGATCCGATCGATCGTGACCAACGCCCGATCGGTTCGCGATCGTCTTTCGATCGATGCGTATCGCATCATCCAGCGAATTGGAACCGACACGAGTGAATCATCGATTCACCCCGATGAGAACATGGGCCGGGTGATTGAACGATTGAACCGGTTGATCACCGATTTATTGGCTTTCTCTGGGGTCGCAAACGAAAGCATGACACGAACACACGGTTGGCGGTTCTTGCAACTCGGCCGTCGGATCGAACGAGCGGACCAGACCGCGGAACTACTCGACGCAACGTTGGTACAGCCCGTCCACAGCGAAACCACGTTATGCGAAGGGGTGCTCGAGGCGCTTGACAGCTTGATGACGTATCGATCGAGGTACTTGAATCTCGTACGTCCCGCGCCCACGATCGATTTGCTCGTGACCGATGAAACCAATCCTCGGTCGCTTCGCTTCCAATTGCAAGAGATCGTTGACTTGATTACTCAATTGCCCACCGATTCAAAGATCATTGGTCTTGGTAGCGACGAAAAGCTGGCAAGTGAATTGTTGCACCAGTTGCGAGTGGCCGACCCGACGCCCTTGAGTGAGATCGATCGAACCGAAAAACGATCGAACCTGCAACTTCTGCTGAGGCGACTGATTGAAGGCCTGCCAAGTTTGTCGGACGCGATCGCTGCGCGTTATCTGATTCACACCGGTACGACGCAAGCGTTGACCGGAGTCATCCCAACGGAGTTAAGCTAA
- a CDS encoding transglutaminase family protein: protein MTIRVSLHHQTSYRYSRPITLGPQLIRLRPAYHGRTKINAYNLKVVPADHFVNWQQDPFGNPIARYVFNELATEFSVTVDLTAEMTVINPFDFFVESYAEKWPFDYKDDLKLQLSPYLACDSPGGQFAKWVKSLPKPSGSINDFLVDINRLTQQRVKYLVRLEPGVQTPEETLALGSGSCRDSAWLLVQTLRQIGLAARFVSGYLIQLTADEKPIEGPAGPTEDFCDLHAWTEVFLPGAGWVGLDPTSGLFAGEGHIPLACTPSYDGAAPITGGHEACDVEFGHEMQVTRVHEDPRVTKPYSEDQWKEIMKVGRQIDSRLQESDVRLTTGGEPTFISIDNMDDPQWNTEAVGEEKRVLSNVLLLRLRDKFAPGGLLHYGQGKWYPGESLPRWALTCMWRRDGEPIWNDPSYIADEGTDYGFTHEDANRFVRHLATELNINAKMTFPVYEDVFHYLWSENRLPIDVDPTDPKLDDPNERSMMMRTFTHGLSKPIGFVLPLRRAWWQARPGWMSGRWPVRSEKLYLIPGDSPIGLRLPISTLPSGTSTTGAFYSTPADPFAQRPPLPPLPKGNEALPPGRDSQDSSLGPAINEQVLDEEISEEIPTSDDVVNTALCVECRYGRIHVFMPPTQRLEDYLDLVATVEQTCEKLNMPVILEGYLPPPDDRIEHFKVTPDPGVIEVNTHPTDSWESLVEQIETLYAEARLSRLGAEKFDIDGRHTGTGGGSHIVLGGAKPADSPFIRRPDLLASMIRFWNNHPAMSYLFSGRFIGPTSQAPRMDEARVDAIYEMEIALRQLDHLGSHQPPWLVDRLFRDLLVDLTGNTHRTEICIDKLYSPDSSTGRLGLVELRGFEMPPNPRMNLAQQLLIRAAIASFWQSPCVDPLVRWQTTLYDRFMLPHFVWQDLGDLIEQLNRSGAGLKAEWYAPQFEFRFPKIGEVNYQDIQLQLRSAIEPWYVMGEESGSSGTARYVDSSLERIEVLVSGIDLTRYALTCNGVRVPLHPTSEQNQYVAGVKYRAWQPPRCLHPTIGIHTPLEFDLVDMRNRRSLGGCRYHAVHPAGRSHEVFPINASEAESRRAVQFESWTMTGGTIDVPQMPALLGRCDYPVTLDLRRFQF from the coding sequence ATGACCATTCGCGTTTCGCTTCATCATCAAACCTCGTACCGATATTCGCGGCCGATTACTCTCGGTCCCCAACTCATTCGCTTGCGACCTGCCTACCATGGTCGCACGAAAATCAATGCGTACAACTTGAAGGTTGTCCCCGCGGATCATTTCGTCAATTGGCAACAAGACCCGTTCGGCAACCCGATTGCCCGTTACGTCTTCAATGAATTGGCGACGGAGTTTTCCGTCACCGTCGATCTGACCGCAGAAATGACGGTCATCAATCCGTTTGATTTCTTCGTCGAATCCTATGCGGAAAAATGGCCGTTCGATTACAAAGACGACCTCAAGCTTCAGCTGTCACCCTACCTCGCTTGTGATTCGCCCGGTGGCCAATTCGCCAAGTGGGTCAAATCGCTTCCGAAACCGTCGGGCAGCATCAATGATTTTCTCGTCGACATCAATCGATTGACGCAGCAACGCGTGAAGTACCTGGTGCGGCTCGAACCAGGGGTTCAAACACCCGAAGAAACCCTGGCGCTCGGCAGCGGTTCGTGTCGTGATTCGGCGTGGTTGTTGGTGCAAACATTACGCCAAATCGGCTTAGCAGCTCGATTCGTTTCGGGGTACCTGATTCAATTGACGGCTGATGAAAAACCGATCGAAGGACCAGCAGGGCCGACTGAGGATTTTTGTGACCTGCACGCTTGGACTGAGGTCTTCTTGCCAGGCGCGGGATGGGTTGGCTTGGACCCGACCAGCGGATTGTTCGCTGGTGAAGGTCACATTCCGCTCGCCTGTACCCCCTCCTACGATGGTGCGGCGCCGATCACCGGCGGACACGAAGCGTGCGATGTTGAATTTGGTCATGAGATGCAGGTGACTCGGGTTCATGAAGACCCGCGAGTGACGAAACCTTACTCAGAGGATCAATGGAAAGAAATCATGAAGGTCGGTCGCCAGATCGACTCGCGTTTGCAGGAAAGCGATGTTCGCTTGACCACAGGGGGCGAGCCGACGTTCATTTCGATCGACAACATGGACGATCCGCAGTGGAACACCGAAGCGGTCGGCGAAGAGAAACGTGTACTAAGCAATGTGCTGCTGCTTCGCTTGCGTGACAAGTTCGCTCCAGGTGGCTTACTGCACTACGGGCAAGGCAAATGGTATCCCGGTGAATCGCTGCCACGCTGGGCGCTAACGTGCATGTGGCGGCGCGACGGGGAGCCCATTTGGAACGATCCAAGCTACATTGCTGACGAAGGGACCGACTACGGCTTCACGCATGAAGACGCCAATCGTTTTGTGCGGCATTTGGCGACGGAGCTGAACATCAACGCGAAGATGACGTTCCCCGTTTATGAGGATGTTTTCCACTATTTGTGGAGTGAAAATCGGCTGCCAATCGATGTGGATCCGACCGATCCCAAACTCGATGATCCCAACGAACGTTCAATGATGATGCGCACGTTCACGCATGGGCTGAGCAAGCCGATTGGATTCGTGTTGCCCCTACGTCGCGCTTGGTGGCAAGCTCGCCCCGGGTGGATGAGTGGGCGTTGGCCCGTCCGAAGCGAGAAGCTGTATTTGATTCCTGGCGACTCTCCGATTGGGCTGCGGTTGCCGATTTCCACTTTGCCTTCAGGCACGAGCACGACGGGGGCTTTTTACTCAACTCCGGCAGATCCCTTTGCGCAGCGACCGCCACTGCCACCGTTGCCGAAAGGAAACGAAGCCCTCCCGCCTGGACGCGACTCGCAAGACTCTTCGCTGGGCCCCGCCATCAACGAGCAAGTGCTCGATGAGGAAATCAGCGAAGAGATTCCCACCAGCGACGACGTCGTGAACACCGCACTCTGCGTCGAGTGCCGGTACGGCAGAATCCATGTCTTCATGCCACCGACACAGCGACTTGAAGATTACCTCGATCTGGTTGCCACGGTCGAACAGACGTGTGAAAAATTGAACATGCCGGTGATCTTGGAGGGTTATTTGCCACCCCCGGATGATCGGATCGAGCACTTCAAAGTCACCCCCGACCCAGGCGTGATCGAAGTCAACACGCATCCGACGGATTCGTGGGAGTCGCTGGTCGAGCAGATTGAAACGCTCTATGCCGAGGCCCGTTTGAGCCGGTTGGGAGCAGAGAAGTTTGACATTGACGGCCGTCATACCGGCACGGGGGGCGGTAGCCACATCGTCCTTGGCGGTGCCAAACCAGCCGACAGCCCCTTCATACGACGACCTGATTTGCTTGCCAGTATGATTCGTTTTTGGAACAATCATCCGGCGATGTCCTACCTGTTTAGTGGCCGGTTCATAGGTCCGACCAGTCAGGCGCCAAGGATGGATGAAGCGCGAGTCGATGCGATCTATGAGATGGAGATTGCGCTCCGCCAGCTCGATCATCTCGGTTCTCACCAACCGCCTTGGTTAGTGGACCGATTGTTTCGTGATTTGCTGGTCGATTTGACCGGAAACACCCACCGCACGGAAATTTGCATCGACAAACTGTATTCTCCCGATTCTTCGACCGGACGACTGGGGTTGGTCGAGCTTCGTGGTTTCGAAATGCCACCCAATCCGCGAATGAATCTGGCTCAGCAATTGTTGATTCGTGCTGCCATTGCTTCGTTTTGGCAGTCGCCGTGTGTCGATCCGCTGGTCCGCTGGCAGACAACGTTGTATGACCGATTCATGCTACCGCATTTCGTTTGGCAGGATCTTGGCGACTTGATCGAACAGCTGAATCGCAGTGGTGCCGGTCTGAAAGCGGAATGGTACGCTCCGCAGTTCGAGTTCCGATTTCCGAAAATTGGCGAGGTCAACTACCAAGACATTCAGTTGCAACTGCGCAGCGCCATCGAACCGTGGTACGTCATGGGTGAAGAATCGGGTAGCAGTGGGACGGCGCGCTATGTCGATTCGTCGCTTGAGCGAATCGAGGTGCTCGTGAGCGGCATCGACTTGACTCGCTATGCATTGACATGCAATGGCGTTCGAGTTCCGTTGCATCCGACTTCCGAGCAGAACCAATATGTGGCAGGCGTCAAGTACCGTGCCTGGCAACCGCCCCGCTGTTTGCATCCGACGATTGGAATTCATACTCCCTTGGAATTCGACCTGGTGGACATGAGAAATCGTCGCTCCCTTGGCGGATGTCGTTACCATGCCGTCCATCCGGCAGGTCGAAGTCACGAAGTGTTCCCAATCAACGCCAGTGAGGCGGAATCTCGCCGTGCGGTGCAGTTTGAATCGTGGACGATGACCGGCGGCACGATCGATGTGCCCCAAATGCCGGCCTTGTTGGGCCGCTGCGACTACCCTGTCACGCTCGATTTGAGGCGATTTCAGTTTTAA
- a CDS encoding alpha-E domain-containing protein → MLSRVAESIYWMSRQVERAENHARFLEVTLHLILDQPESLVDPWEPLVLVTGDTKWFHEKYGPPNAQNVVRFLAFDLEYHSSMLTCLRAARENAKSVRETMSSESYEQLNEFYHFVESATAAQLTDPTAEFFDNVRRHAIMWAGTLDSTMAHDKAWHFANLGRLLERADKTSRILDVKYFNLLPRLEDVGTAIDDLQWSSLLLAISGFETYRREHHLVELEKVVEFFLFHRTFPRSIRSCVAGADWSLHEISVVDRDDASNEAKKQIAALKHRFSRTNVKEVLAGGMHQFIDQLQIELNAIGASLNQDYFNQINAT, encoded by the coding sequence ATGCTTTCCCGAGTTGCCGAATCGATTTATTGGATGAGCCGCCAGGTTGAACGAGCCGAAAATCACGCTCGTTTCTTGGAGGTGACGCTTCACCTGATCCTGGACCAACCGGAGAGCTTGGTGGACCCCTGGGAACCGCTTGTCTTGGTGACCGGCGACACGAAGTGGTTTCATGAGAAATATGGTCCGCCGAACGCACAGAACGTCGTCCGCTTTCTGGCGTTTGACCTGGAATACCACAGCTCGATGTTGACGTGTCTCCGAGCGGCTCGCGAAAACGCCAAGTCGGTTCGCGAAACAATGTCCTCGGAATCCTATGAGCAACTCAACGAGTTCTACCACTTTGTCGAAAGTGCGACCGCGGCGCAGTTGACCGACCCGACGGCTGAGTTTTTTGACAACGTGCGGCGGCATGCCATCATGTGGGCAGGCACGCTCGACAGCACCATGGCACATGACAAAGCATGGCATTTCGCCAACCTCGGCCGATTGCTCGAACGCGCGGACAAAACATCACGGATCTTGGATGTCAAGTATTTTAATTTGCTACCGCGGCTCGAAGATGTCGGAACGGCAATTGACGACTTACAATGGTCGTCCTTATTGCTAGCGATCAGCGGATTTGAGACCTACCGTCGCGAACACCACTTGGTCGAGTTGGAAAAGGTCGTAGAATTCTTTCTGTTTCATCGGACCTTTCCACGGTCGATCCGTTCGTGTGTCGCCGGCGCCGATTGGTCGCTGCATGAAATCAGCGTCGTCGACCGTGATGACGCATCGAACGAAGCGAAGAAGCAAATCGCGGCGCTCAAACACCGATTTTCAAGAACCAACGTCAAGGAAGTGCTTGCCGGTGGAATGCACCAATTCATTGATCAACTGCAGATCGAGCTCAACGCAATTGGTGCCTCGCTCAATCAAGACTACTTCAACCAAATCAACGCTACATGA
- a CDS encoding circularly permuted type 2 ATP-grasp protein produces MASQSQSQSVIAPKLGHYQTEGFFDELVDESTIARPDAELLVELINRLPPEELLRRQGAIERSLYQMGITFTVYSDNAGTEKIMPFDVIPRIVSAMLWQHIEAGLRQRIRALNRFLSDVYSDQSIVNDGVIPRELIESCPAFLPQCVGLKPPRNVWCHITGTDMVRDDTGAVYVLEDNLRCPSGVSYVLQNRHVMKRNFPQVFSASRVRPVSDYPSRLYGMLRSMAPPEVRDPTVAVLTPGVFNSAYYEHSFLAQQMGVELVEGRDLVVQNEFVYMRTIDGLQQVDVIYRRVDDTFLDPEVFRKDSALGVAGLMRAYRAGNVALANAPGTGIADDKVIYAFVPAMIKYYLNEQPILANVPTYVCQREEDRRFVLAHLDELVVKAAGESGGYGILIGPHATADQRAEFAEKIRENPRNYVAQPTLQLSRVPTLANNALEGRHVDLRPYILCSGPDDVWVMPGGLTRVALRKGSLVVNSSQGGGSKDTWVVAEAGQSVAVDP; encoded by the coding sequence ATGGCTAGCCAATCGCAGTCTCAATCGGTCATTGCACCAAAACTGGGTCACTATCAGACAGAGGGGTTCTTTGACGAATTGGTCGACGAATCGACGATCGCTCGTCCCGACGCGGAATTGCTGGTCGAGTTGATCAATCGGTTGCCGCCCGAAGAACTGCTCCGACGCCAAGGGGCGATTGAACGATCGTTGTACCAAATGGGCATTACGTTCACCGTCTACAGCGATAACGCTGGGACGGAAAAAATCATGCCGTTCGACGTGATCCCACGCATCGTTTCCGCGATGCTTTGGCAACACATCGAAGCGGGTTTACGGCAAAGAATCCGGGCGCTAAACCGATTCCTCTCTGATGTGTATAGTGACCAATCGATCGTGAACGATGGGGTCATCCCACGCGAATTGATCGAGTCTTGCCCAGCATTTTTGCCCCAGTGTGTTGGATTGAAACCACCGCGGAACGTTTGGTGCCACATCACCGGAACCGACATGGTCCGCGATGATACGGGAGCCGTGTACGTATTGGAGGACAACCTGCGATGCCCTTCGGGCGTGTCGTACGTGCTTCAGAACCGGCATGTCATGAAACGCAACTTTCCTCAGGTGTTCAGCGCATCGCGTGTCCGACCCGTCAGCGACTATCCCTCTCGATTGTACGGCATGCTGCGATCGATGGCTCCGCCAGAGGTTCGCGATCCGACGGTCGCTGTCTTAACCCCGGGTGTGTTCAATAGTGCCTACTACGAACATTCGTTTTTGGCTCAGCAGATGGGGGTCGAGCTTGTCGAAGGTCGCGACTTGGTCGTTCAAAATGAGTTTGTCTACATGCGAACGATCGATGGATTGCAGCAAGTGGATGTGATCTACCGGCGAGTGGATGACACGTTTCTTGACCCCGAAGTGTTCCGCAAGGACTCTGCATTGGGCGTCGCGGGGCTGATGCGAGCTTATCGGGCCGGAAATGTCGCGTTGGCCAATGCCCCGGGAACCGGTATCGCGGATGACAAAGTCATCTACGCATTTGTTCCCGCGATGATCAAATATTACTTGAATGAGCAACCGATCCTCGCCAACGTGCCAACGTACGTCTGTCAGCGAGAAGAGGATCGTCGGTTCGTGCTGGCTCACCTCGATGAATTGGTGGTCAAGGCTGCCGGAGAATCGGGTGGTTATGGGATTTTGATCGGACCCCACGCAACCGCAGACCAACGCGCCGAGTTTGCAGAAAAGATCCGCGAAAACCCTCGTAACTACGTCGCTCAACCGACGCTCCAGCTTTCGCGGGTGCCAACGCTCGCGAATAATGCGTTGGAAGGACGGCATGTCGATCTGCGACCCTACATTTTGTGTAGCGGGCCGGATGATGTCTGGGTCATGCCCGGCGGTCTGACGCGTGTTGCGCTTCGCAAAGGGTCGCTTGTTGTCAACTCCTCGCAAGGTGGCGGCAGCAAAGACACCTGGGTGGTTGCCGAGGCTGGGCAATCGGTTGCGGTTGACCCTTGA